The genomic region GTCGTGCACTTCCACCAGCACATCAAGGCCGACATCCTTGGCTGTGGCCGCCAGCTCGGCCATCTTCACGTCATCCAGTGCTGCCACGATCAGCAGCACGCAGTCTGCGCCCAAGGCCCGGGCTTCGACGATCTGGTACGGGTCGACCATGAAATCCTTGCGGATCACCGGCAGCGAAACTGCCGCGCGGGCCTGCTGCAAGTACGCATCGGCACCCTGGAAATAATCTACGTCGGTCAGCACCGACAGGCAGGTCGCCCCGCCTTTCTCGTAGCTGACGGCGATTTCCGCCGGCACGAAATGCTCGCGGATCACACCCTTGCTCGGCGAGGCCTTCTTGATTTCGGCAATCACTGCCGGCTGCTTGCGTCCGGCCTGCTCGATCAAGGCCTTGGCAAAGCCACGCGGGGCGTCGGCAACCTTGGCCAGGGCTTCCAGTTCAGCCAGACTGACGCGCGCACTGCGCTCGGCCACTTCCTGGAACTTGCGGGCAATGATCCTCTCCAGCACCGTCGGCACACTCATGCTTCGTTCTCCACCTTGAATACTGCAGTAAAGGCACCCAGCTCCTGCAGCTTCTCCCAGGCCAGCCCGGTGTGCAGTACGTCGTGGGCCAGTTCCACACCGGCCTTCAGGCTCATGGCATGGTC from Pseudomonas oryzicola harbors:
- the trpC gene encoding indole-3-glycerol phosphate synthase TrpC: MSVPTVLERIIARKFQEVAERSARVSLAELEALAKVADAPRGFAKALIEQAGRKQPAVIAEIKKASPSKGVIREHFVPAEIAVSYEKGGATCLSVLTDVDYFQGADAYLQQARAAVSLPVIRKDFMVDPYQIVEARALGADCVLLIVAALDDVKMAELAATAKDVGLDVLVEVHDGDELERALKTLDTPLVGVNNRNLHTFEVSLETTLDLLPRIPRDRLAITESGILNRADVELMEINEVYSFLVGEAFMRAEQPGLELQRLFFPEQVKKTVQQLD